In Geotalea uraniireducens, the genomic window TAGGCATCGAGAAGAAAGGCGGCGGCCCGGTAATGGCGGATCGGGTCGAGGCTGGAGATATCCTTGACCCGGAACGCCTTGATCACCCGCCGGGCAACCTTGTCGCAAAAAGCAGGGGGTTCGTCGCCATGGAGCTGCACCAGGTCGAGCCGGCAGAAGTCGGCCGTCCGGTTGACGAAGTCGGTGGGACGGTTGACGAACAGGCCGACGGTCTGGACGAAGGGGGGGAGCTGGCCGATGATTCCCGCCGCCCCCTCCGGATCGATACAGCGGGGGGACTCCGGATGGAATACAAAACCGAGGGCATCGGCCCCGGCGTCAATCGCTACCCGGGCATCCTCGATGGTGGTAATGCCGCAGATTTTGACCCGAACCATGGTTCCCCCCGGCGGGACGGCGTGTTACCCGTCCCCAGCCCGTTCCTACACGTTCACCTGCGGCAACCGCTCCAGCGAAGCCCGGATCAGCGCCTCGGGATATTCGTAATCCTCGAGCCCCCCCGACAGGTAGGCGTCATAGGCTCCCATATCGAGCTGACCATGGCCGGAAAGGCCGAAGAGGATGGTCTTCTCCTTTCCCTCCTCCTTGGCCAGCACCGCCTCGTCGATGGCCGCCCGCACCGCGTGGGACGACTCGGGCGCCGGAACGATCCCCTCGCTCCGGGCGAAGAGCAGCGCCCCCTCGAAGCAGGCGGTCTGTTTGTAAGCCTTCGCCTCGATGGCGCCGGCATGGTACAGTTGGGAAACGAGCGGCGACTCGCCATGGTAACGGAGCCCGCCGGCGTGGATTCCCGGCGGCACGAAGTCGTGACCGAGGGTATACATCATGGCGATCGGCGCCATCTGGGCGGTGTCGCCGTAATCGAAGGCGTAGACTCCCTTAGTCAGGGTCGGGCAGGAAGCGGGTTCCACCGCCAGACAGCGGACCTGCTTGCCGGTCGCCCGGTCGGCAATGAAGGGGAACGCCAGGCCGGCGAAGTTGGAACCGCCGCCGCAGCAGGCAATGACCACGTCCGGATAGGTGCCGGCGATCGCCATTTGTTCCTTCGCCTCCAGGCCGATGACCGTCTGGTGGAGACAGACATGGTTGAGGACGCTCCCCAGGGCGTAGTTGGTATCCGGATGGCTGGCGGCATCCTCCACCGCCTCGGAGATGGCGATGCCGAGGCTCCCCGGGCTCTCCGGATCGTGGGCGAGGATCGTCCGGCCGGCGTTGGTGAACTCCGACGGCGACGGGATCACCTCCGCCCCCCAGAGCTGCATCATGCTCCGCCGGTACGGTTTCTGGGTACAGGAAACCTTGACCATGTAGACCGTGCACTCCAGGCCGAACAGCGAGCAGGCCAGTGCCAGCGAACTCCCCCACTGCCC contains:
- a CDS encoding phosphoribosylanthranilate isomerase, which produces MVRVKICGITTIEDARVAIDAGADALGFVFHPESPRCIDPEGAAGIIGQLPPFVQTVGLFVNRPTDFVNRTADFCRLDLVQLHGDEPPAFCDKVARRVIKAFRVKDISSLDPIRHYRAAAFLLDAYSPKAYGGTGLTFNWEAAKVAKAYGPIILAGGLTPDNVREAVKTVIPYAVDVSSGVESGPGKKDPAKVREFIRRAKGL
- a CDS encoding TrpB-like pyridoxal phosphate-dependent enzyme, yielding MQTKILLDESHIPKAWYNIIPDLPGPLAPVINPRTLQPVTPDDLLPIFPMALIEQEVSTQRWIPIPDEVRDIYRSWRPSPLFRAYRLEQALGTPAKIYYKYEGVSPAGSHKPNSAIPQAWYNKQAGIRRLATETGAGQWGSSLALACSLFGLECTVYMVKVSCTQKPYRRSMMQLWGAEVIPSPSEFTNAGRTILAHDPESPGSLGIAISEAVEDAASHPDTNYALGSVLNHVCLHQTVIGLEAKEQMAIAGTYPDVVIACCGGGSNFAGLAFPFIADRATGKQVRCLAVEPASCPTLTKGVYAFDYGDTAQMAPIAMMYTLGHDFVPPGIHAGGLRYHGESPLVSQLYHAGAIEAKAYKQTACFEGALLFARSEGIVPAPESSHAVRAAIDEAVLAKEEGKEKTILFGLSGHGQLDMGAYDAYLSGGLEDYEYPEALIRASLERLPQVNV